In Pseudoliparis swirei isolate HS2019 ecotype Mariana Trench chromosome 11, NWPU_hadal_v1, whole genome shotgun sequence, a genomic segment contains:
- the degs2 gene encoding sphingolipid delta(4)-desaturase/C4-monooxygenase DES2 — protein sequence MGKTGGRGDFEWVYNDQPHTSRRKEILAKYPEIKSLMGPDPQLKWVVSGMVLTQLLACYLVHDLSWKWIFFWAYTFGGCINHSLTLAIHDISHNVAFGNKLAKWNRWFAMWANLPIGLPYSASFKKYHIDHHRYLGVDQLDVDIPTDIEGWFFCTPARKVLWLFLQPFFYAFRPLLVNPKPVGQLEILNAAVQIIVDIMIYHLWGLKPIVYLIAGTILCMGLHPISGHFIAEHYMFLKGHETYSYYGPLNLITFNVGYHMEHHDFPSIPGSKLPQVKQIAAEFYNSLPQHTSWIQVLWDFVFDDSIGPYARIKREYKPNKEE from the exons ATGGGCAAGACAGGTGGAAGAGGCGACTTTGAATGGGTCTACAATGACCAGCCGCACACttcaagaagaaaagaaattcTGG CCAAATATCCAGAGATCAAGTCTCTGATGGGGCCGGATCCCCAGCTGAAGTGGGTAGTATCTGGCATGGTCCTGACCCAGCTCCTGGCCTGCTACCTGGTCCATGACCTCTCCTGGAAGTGGATCTTCTTCTGGGCTTACACCTTCGGAGGCTGCATCAACCACTCCCTGACTCTGGCCATCCACGACATCTCTCACAACGTGGCCTTTGGCAACAAGCTGGCAAAGTGGAACCGCTGGTTTGCCATGTGGGCCAACCTGCCCATTGGGTTGCCGTACTCTGCCTCCTTTAAGAAATACCACATTGACCACCATCGGTATCTTGGTGTGGACCAGCTGGATGTTGACATCCCCACAGACATTGAGGGATGGTTCTTCTGCACCCCGGCCAGGAAGGTCCTCTGGCTCTTCCTCCAGCCTTTCTTCTACGCCTTTCGCCCATTGTTGGTCAATCCTAAACCAGTGGGTCAGCTGGAGATCCTAAATGCAGCTGTTCAGATAATAGTAGACATAATGATCTACCACCTATGGGGGCTGAAGCCCATTGTCTACCTCATTGCAGGTACTATCCTGTGTATGGGACTGCATCCTATCTCAGGACATTTCATAGCTGAACATTACATGTTCCTGAAGGGACACGAGACGTATTCCTACTACGGACCACTGAATCTCATCACCTTCAACGTTGGTTATCACATGGAGCACCATGACTTCCCGAGCATACCTGGCAGCAAACTACCTCAG gTAAAGCAAATTGCAGCAGAGTTTTACAACTCCCTGCCTCAACACACTTCCTGGATTCAGGTATTATGGGACTTTGTGTTCGACGACAGCATCGGACCATATGCCAGAATCAAACGGGAGTACAAGCCAAACAAGGAGGAATAG
- the tpp1 gene encoding tripeptidyl-peptidase 1 translates to MHALLTFSIPLLFSSLAWSGYLEPDQDVLIPDDWTDAGRVHSTEELELTFALKQQNTDLLERTLKLVSDPDSAQNGKHLTLEEVSSLVRPTELTQKVVRRWLQSHGVTNCLTVRTRDFLQCSMTAEVAEKLLPGSKFHRYIRDDHSLVRSSAPYSVHDDVHQHLDFVGGLHRLPPKGQDLRKVSPNRKQRWSRMGVHLGVTPSILRARYNLTATDVGTAQNNSQAVAQFLEQYFNPADLAEFMGIFGRSFKHFSKVDTVVGTQAAGKAGIEASLDVEYIMSTGANISTWVFNNQGRHESQEPFLQWMVLLSNMSDLPWVHTISYGDDEDSLSTAYMMRINTEFMKAGVRGFSLLFASGDSGAGCKHLDKDQNTFRPSFPASSPYVTTIGGTSFKNPFKITSEITDYISGGGFSNVFKMPDYQASAVEGYLKTEAATLPPLSYFNTSGRAYPDMAALSDNYWVVINRVPVPWVSGTSASTPVVGGVLSLINDQRLLKGRPALGFLNPRLYKLKGQALFDVTEGCHLSCLDEVVQGKGFCAAPSWDPVTGWGTPNYPALLAALLAE, encoded by the exons ATGCACGCGCT GTTGACCTTCTCCATCCCCTTGttgttcagctcgttggcctggAGTGGATATCTGGAACCTGACCAAGATGTCTT GATACCAGACGACTGGACTGATGCGGGTCGGGTTCACTCCACCGAGGAGCTGGAGCTGACCTTTGCTCTGAAGCAGCAAAACACTGACCTTCTGGAGAGGACACTCAAACTGGTGTCGGACCCTGACTCGGCACAAAATG GTAAGCACCTCACCCTGGAGGAAGTGTCCTCCCTCGTGCGTCCGACTGAGCTGACCCAGAAGGTGGTGCGTCGCTGGCTGCAGAGCCACGGGGTCACGAACTGCCTGACTGTCCGCACTCGGGACTTCTTACAGTGCTCCATGACTGCAGA GGTTGCAGAGAAGCTGCTTCCAGGGAGCAAGTTCCACCGTTACATCCGGGACGACCACTCTTTGGTGAGGTCTTCAGCTCCGTACTCTGTTCATGATGATGTTCACCAGCACCTGGACTTTG TTGGAGGGCTTCACCGCCTCCCTCCTAAAGGGCAGGACCTCCGCAAAGTCTCGCCTAACAGGAAGCAAAGGTGGTCCAGGATGGGGGTGCATCTAGGAGTGACTCCCTCCATCTTGAGGGCCCGCTATAACCTCACAGCGACTGATGTGGGAACCGCGCAGAACAACAGCCAGGCCGTGGCTCAG TTCCTGGAGCAGTACTTCAACCCTGCAGACCTGGCAGAGTTCATGGGCATCTTCGGCAGAAGCTTCAAGCATTTCTCCAAGGTGGACACGGTTGTCGGCACTCAGGCAGCAGGAAAGGCCGGTATTGAGGCCAGTCTGGATGTCGAGTACATCATGAGCACAGGGGCAAACATCTCTACGTGGGTCTTCAACAATCAAG GTCGCCATGAGTCTCAGGAGCCTTTCCTCCAGTGGATGGTTTTGCTCAGCAACATGTCGGACCTCCCCTGGGTTCACACCATCAGCTACGGAGACGATGAAGACAGCCTGTCCACTGCGTATATGATGCGCATCAACACAGAGTTTATGAAGGCTGGCGTCCGGGGATTCTCTTTGCTCTTTGCTTCTG GTGACAGTGGTGCAGGCTGCAAACATTTGGATAAAGACCAAAATACCTTCAGGCCAAGTTTTCCTGCATCAAG CCCATATGTGACTACAATAGGAGGAACATCATTCAAGAACCCATTTAAGATCACAAGTGAAATAACGGATTACATCAGTGGAGGAGGATTCAGCAACGTCTTCAAGATGCCCGACTACCAG GCCAGTGCAGTCGAAGGGTACCTGAAGACTGAAGCAGCAAcccttcctcctctgtcctactTCAATACTAGCGGCAGGGCCTATCCAGACATGGCGGCCCTGTCGGATAACTACTGGGTGGTCATCAACAGAGTACCCGTCCCCTGGGTGTCTGGAACCTCg GCATCAACCCCTGTGGTCGGAGGCGTGCTGTCGCTCATTAATGACCAGCGGCTGCTGAAGGGCCGGCCTGCGCTGGGCTTCCTCAACCCTCGCCTCTACAAGCTCAAAGGACAAGCTCTGTTTGAC GTGACGGAGGGCTGTCACCTGAGCTGTCTGGACGAAGTGGTTCAGGGTAAAGGTTTCTGTGCTGCTCCATCGTGGGATCCTGTTACAGGATGGGGGACGCCAAACTACCCGGCACTGCTGGCCGCTCTGCTCGCCGAGTGA
- the yy1a gene encoding transcriptional repressor protein YY1a gives MASGDTLYIETDGSEMPAEIVELHEIEVETIETTIVGDDGEHQPMIALQPLDSDDPHSIHSHQEVILVQTREEVVGEDDSELNTDDGFEDQILIPVPAVEEDYIEQTLVTVAGRSSSTGRMKRAGSGKRAGKKSYLSGGEMGRKWEQKQVQIKTLEGEFSVTMWASDDKKDIDHEEQISGENSPPDYSEYMTGKKLPPGGIPGIDLSDPKQLAEFARMKPRKVKEDDAPRTIACPHKGCTKMFRDNSAMRKHLHTHGPRVHVCAECGKAFVESSKLKRHQLVHTGEKPFQCTFEGCGKRFSLDFNLRTHVRIHTGDRPYVCPFDGCNKKFAQSTNLKSHILTHAKAKNNQ, from the exons ATGGCGTCGGGGGACACTCTGTACATAGAAACGGACGGGTCAGAAATGCCAGCCGAAATAGTGGAACTGCATGAAATCGAAGTAGAGACAATCGAGACCACAATTGTTGGAGACGACGGTGAACACCAGCCGATGATCGCGTTACAGCCTCTGGACTCAGACGATCCTCACTCCATTCACTCGCACCAAGAGGTGATTTTGGTACAAAcgagagaggaggtggtgggCGAAGACGACTCTGAGCTGAACACGGATGACGGTTTTGAGGACCAGATCCTGATCCCGGTGCCTGCGGTGGAGGAGGACTATATCGAACAGACTCTTGTTACTGTCGCCGGGAGAAGCTCTTCGACAGGCCGGATGAAGAGGGCTGGAAGCGGGAAGAGAGCGGGCAAAAAGAGCTACCTGAGCGGGGGAGAAATGGGCAGGAAGTGGGAACAGAAGCAGGTCCAGATAAAGACTTTGGAGGGCGAGTTTTCAGTGACTATGTGGGCATCGG ATGACAAGAAGGACATAGACCACGAGGAGCAAATCTCAGGGGAAAACTCTCCTCCAGATTATTCTGAATACATGACGGGGAAGAAGCTTCCTCCTGGAGGTATCCCAGGCATTGACCTCTCAGACCCCAAACAGCTGGCAGAGTTTGCACG AATGAAGCCAAGAAAAGTAAAAGAAGATGATGCACCAAGAACGATAGCCTGTCCACATAAA GGATGTACCAAGATGTTCAGGGACAACTCGGCGATGAGAAAGCACTTGCACACCCACGGGCcccgtgtgcatgtctgtgcagAGTGCGGCAAAGCCTTCGTGGAGAGTTCAAAACTGAAAAGACATCAACTGGTacacacgggagagaaacctttccag TGCACATTTGAGGGCTGTGGCAAGCGGTTCTCTCTGGACTTTAACCTGCGCACACATGTGCGTATTCACACTGGCGACCGCCCGTACGTGTGCCCCTTTGATGGCTGCAACAAAAAGTTTGCCCAGTCAACCAACCTGAAgtctcacatcctcacacacgCCAAAGCCAAAAACAACCAGTGA